Within Bdellovibrio bacteriovorus HD100, the genomic segment GGGGCTCCACTAGAGATCAAAGAAGAGGTCGATCAGTTCCTGGGTGTGGATAAACTTCCGGAATACCAGCGAGGTGAACTGGAACTTTTGTGTGCGATGGTGATGGGATACCCGGATCACAATCCCCCGAAAGCCCCCCGTCAAATTGAGGGTCGCGTAACTTGGTTTGAATAAAACAAGTTAAGTGCATAAAATCACTTATTTTTGTGTAAACTAAAGGGTCCTTTCGGGCCCTTTTTCTTTGGCTTAAAACCACCTCAATCGAATAGAAGCACGCTTGGAGCGGACTTTTCCCGTAAAGCCTGTGGTCATCCGGCCTGAAAAACCTATAAGCTCTCGATTTCTTTTGTTTATTCGGTGGTTTTCCCTATCCATAGAATGGGGATTTTGATATATCGCTTCCCCTATGAATCCAGTTGAAGCCTTAAAGACAAATCCCTTTGTCCTTGCCCCTATGGCCGGGATCACGGATCACGCTTTTCGCACCTTTATCAAAAAACTAGATGCCAGTGTTGTCGTCACCGAACTTGTCAGTGCCAGCGGTATTGAATACAAGTCCGATCGCACTTTGAAGCTGATGAGCTTTGATGAATCTCAGCGCCCCATCGGCATCCAGCTTTTTGGTGAAGAGCCCGAGATCGTGGCGCGTGCCGCTCAGGTGGCCGAGGCCGATGGCTGTGACTTTGTGGATCTGAACTTTGGTTGTCCTGTTCCGAAAGTCGTGAAGAAGGGGGCGGGTTCCGCCATTCTGAAAGACCCGGCGGCCGTGCAAAAGATGGTTTCCACCGTCAAAGCGGCAATTAAAATTCCTCTGACAATCAAGATCCGCACGGGCTGGGATGCGAATTCCCGCAACGCCACTGAGATTTGTAATATTGCCTACAACGAAGGGGTTTCCTGGGTTGCGATCCATGGTCGTACCCGCGCTCAGTCCTATACCGGACTTGCGGACTGGGACTTCATCGCAGATGTAAAAGCCAATACCAAGATTCCCATTCTTGGAAACGGAGACATCCTCACTCCTCGTCAGGCCAACTTAAGACTGCAGCAGTCCGGTTGTGACGGGGTGATGATCGGCCGGGGATGCCTTAAAAACCCGTTTATCTTCATGGACGCCCTGTCCTTGTGGCGAGGCGAGCCGATTAAGGACGTGAAGAGGGATTATGTGAGTCTGTTCCAGGGTCTGCAAAAAGAGATCGTGGCGCATTGTGATGAGCACATCACCGGGATCCAGCTCAGAAAGTTTGCAGCTTGGTTCTCAACAGGGTATTCTGGAGCGGCTCAATTCCGTAAGAATCTATTCCAGTCCAAAAGCAATGACGAGATCATGGCCTTAGCGAATGAGTTTTTCGCAAGTATTGGAAATGTAGAACAAGAAGATACCAGTCAGGAAGATTTCTTAATGGGCGGTCACGGTTAACAAACCGTGAACTGCGGGGGCCTCTGATGGCGTTTTGACAAGAGCCTGACGAGCATTTGTTTTGATTTTAGTTTAAGTTTTAAGTGTTTTGTTTTTAGAGAGTTTCATAACGAAGGGTAAATATGATTCAAGATCCGAAGAAAATTAGAAATATCGCGATCATCGCGCACGTCGACCACGGTAAGACGACACTGGTTGACCACTTGATTAAACAAGCAGGTACTTTCCGTGACAATGAGCACGTTGAAGAGCGCCTGATGGACTCCATGGATCTTGAGAGAGAGCGTGGGATCACGATCGCGGCAAAGAACGCCTCCTTCATGTACAAAGATATCAAAGTTAACATCGTCGATACACCGGGGCACAGTGACTTCGGCGGCGAGGTTGAGCGTATTTTGAACATGGTTGATGGTTGTATCCTTCTTTGCGATGCTTCCGAAGGTCCATTGCCACAGACTCGTTTCGTTTTGAAAAAAGCTCTTGAGGGCGGCAAAAAAGTTATCGTTTGTATCAACAAAATTGACCGTTCTGATGCTCGTATTCAGGAGGTTCACAATGAGTTGTTCGATTTGTTCATCGATTTGGATGCAACTGAAGAACAATGTGATTTCCACACTGTTTACGCTATCGCGCGTGAAGGTATGGCGACTTTGGATCCAGCGGTTAACACCGGATCCCTGGAAGTTCTTTACGATGCAATCGTAAACCTGGTTCCGCCTCCAACAATTGAAGAAAACGCTCCACTTCAAGTTATGGTTTCCAACATCTCTTACAATGATTACGTAGGTCGTCTGGCGATCGGTCGTATGAGAGCTGGTACCATCAAAGTGGGTGACGAAGTTCTTTGTGTTCAGGCGAACGCTCAGAAGAAAGTTAAAGTATCCGCTTTGTTCCAGTACAAAGTGAACTCCCAGGTTCCTGCCCAGGAAGTTGGCGCGGGTGACATGGTTGTTATCGCGGGTATGGAAGATTTCACTATCGGTGACACCATCACTTCCGTTGTGGATCCTCGTCCACTTCCGCGTATCCGCGTTGAAGAGCCGACAGTGGGCATGGTCTTCTCCGTCAACAACGGTCCTTTCGCCGGTCTTGATGGTAAGAACGTAACTTCCCGTAAAATCATCGACCGTCTGGACAGAGAGTTGTTGTACAACGTGGCTATCCGCGTGGAAAAAACGGACTCTACAGACGCGTTCAAAGTTGTGGGTCGTGGTGAGCTTCAGTTGGGCGTTTTGATCGAACAAATGCGCCGTGAAAACTTCGAGCTTCTGGTTTCCAAACCGACTGTTGTCTTCAAAGAAGAAAACGGCAAGAAAATGGAACCAATGGAGATCGCGGTTATCGATATCGAAGACGCTTACGTTGGTGCCGTAACTGAAAAGTTGGGTAAACGTAAAGGTGTGATGACTAACATGGTTCAAAAAGGTTCCGGACGCACTCGTCTTGAGTTCCGTATTCCTTCCCGTGGTCTGATCGGTTACCGTTCTGAGTTCCTGACGGACACTCGTGGTACCGGTTTGTTGAACACCCAGTTTGACGGTTGGGATGACTACCGTGGTGAAATCGAACACCGTTTGAACGGTGCGATGATCTCTGACCGTAAAGGTACTGCGACATCCTATGCGATCTGGAATCTTCAAGAGCGCGGTGTCATGATGGTTGAACACGGTGATGAAGTGTACGAAGGCATGATCGTTGGTGAACACGCCAAGGAAAATGATCTAGAAGTGAACATCACTCGTGAAAAGAAATTGTCAAACGTACGTGCTTCGGGTTCTGATGAAGCTATCCGTCTGGTTCCGGTGAAAAAATTCACTCTGGAAAGAGCGATGGAATGGATCAAAGAATCTGAGCTGATCGAAGTGACGCCGAAGCACATCCGTCTTCGTTTGCGTGAACTTGATCCGCATAAACGTGCAAAAGCAGCGAAGGAATAATGAGTACGAACGTCGCCATTGAAATCAAGGATCTGACCAAAAAATACGACGATAAGATCGCCGTAGACGGAATCAATCTGGAGATTTACAAAGGCGAGTGTTTCGGGCTTCTTGGTCCAAACGGGGCTGGCAAATCTACAACCATGAAAATGATGTATTGCTCAGCCCTGGTTTCAAGCGGGGAACTTTATGTTCTCGGCCTGAATGTTAAGAAAAATTATCGCGAGATCAAATCTCGCATAGGGGTCGTCCCGCAAGAGGACGGCCTTGATCCTGACTTCACAGTCCTTGAAAACCTTCTCGTCTACGCAAGCTTTCATAATATCCCAGTTGCTGAGGCCGATCTTCGGGCCCAGGCCTTGTTGCGTCTGATGAAGCTGGAAGAATACCAGGACCGCTCGGTGGAAACACTTAGCGGGGGCATGAAGCGCCGTCTGGCGATTGCTCGTGGCCTGATTAATTCTCCGGAAGTGGTTTTCCTGGATGAACCGACCACAGGTCTTGATCCGCAGGCGCGAGTTTGGATCTGGGACTTCTTTAAGCATCTAAAATCTGAGAAAAGCACCTTGGTGCTGACCACCCACTATATGGAAGAAGCCGAGCAAATGTGTGATCGTGTGGCGATCATCGATGGCGGCCGCATTCTGACTGTCGGTAAGCCCCGCGATCTGATTCGCGAGCTGATCGGCAAGGAAGTGGTGGAGTTTGACACCAATCCGGTGGATCTGAATTACTACCTGGGCCGTTTGCGCGCCGAGGGGTTCTCTTATCAGGTGATCAAAGACACGGTGTCTGTTCTGGTGAAAGAAAATCAGGAAGGCCGGCGCGTGGTGGACCTGATTGCCAGTGACAAGATCTTTATCCGCAAGCCGACGTTGAACGACGTCTTTTTGAAGCTTGCGGGTCATCAACTGAGGGACGAATAATGAAGCTGAAAGACTGCTTTACCATTCCCACAGTGAACAGCGGCGCCATGAAAGTATGGTCCCGCAATTTCATGTATTTTAAAAAAACCTGGCTGGTGTCCCTGTTCTGGATTGTTCTGGAGCCAGTGATCTATCTGGGGGCCATTGGTTTTGGTCTTGGCGCCTTTGTGAACAACATGGGTGGCATGTCTTATATTGAATTCTTCTTCCCGGCGTTGTTGTCCACGACAGCGATGATGGTGGCTTTCTTTGAGGGCACGTATGGGAACTACACGAAGCTGACTCATCAGAAAACCTATGCGACGATCATGCTGACTCGTGTGGGGCCAGAGGAAATTGTGGCGGGCGAGCTTTTGTGGGCGACCAGCAAAGGTTTCTTCGGTGTGACGGGTGTCACGATCGTGGCGCTGTTCTTTGGGTTGATTGATTCTTACCGCATTTTGCTGGCGTTGCCGATTCTGTTCCTGATGAGTGCGCTGTTTTCGTGCATTGGAATGATTCTGACTTCTTACGCACGCAACTATGACTCCTTTATCTATTCGACTTCAGGTTTGATTGTTCCAATGAGTCTGCTCAGTGGAACGTACTTCCCGCTGGATCAGTTGCCCGCGGCACTTCGTTATGTGGCGTACTTGTTCCCGCTGACTCACGCGGTGGCAGCCGTGCGCGAAGTGCTTCATCAGGGACCGACATTGTGGGTTTTGATTCACGTGTTAATTCTGCTGGTGGC encodes:
- a CDS encoding ABC transporter permease: MKLKDCFTIPTVNSGAMKVWSRNFMYFKKTWLVSLFWIVLEPVIYLGAIGFGLGAFVNNMGGMSYIEFFFPALLSTTAMMVAFFEGTYGNYTKLTHQKTYATIMLTRVGPEEIVAGELLWATSKGFFGVTGVTIVALFFGLIDSYRILLALPILFLMSALFSCIGMILTSYARNYDSFIYSTSGLIVPMSLLSGTYFPLDQLPAALRYVAYLFPLTHAVAAVREVLHQGPTLWVLIHVLILLVATWICMNIAFFRIRKKLLK
- a CDS encoding ABC transporter ATP-binding protein, which codes for MSTNVAIEIKDLTKKYDDKIAVDGINLEIYKGECFGLLGPNGAGKSTTMKMMYCSALVSSGELYVLGLNVKKNYREIKSRIGVVPQEDGLDPDFTVLENLLVYASFHNIPVAEADLRAQALLRLMKLEEYQDRSVETLSGGMKRRLAIARGLINSPEVVFLDEPTTGLDPQARVWIWDFFKHLKSEKSTLVLTTHYMEEAEQMCDRVAIIDGGRILTVGKPRDLIRELIGKEVVEFDTNPVDLNYYLGRLRAEGFSYQVIKDTVSVLVKENQEGRRVVDLIASDKIFIRKPTLNDVFLKLAGHQLRDE
- the dusB gene encoding tRNA dihydrouridine synthase DusB translates to MNPVEALKTNPFVLAPMAGITDHAFRTFIKKLDASVVVTELVSASGIEYKSDRTLKLMSFDESQRPIGIQLFGEEPEIVARAAQVAEADGCDFVDLNFGCPVPKVVKKGAGSAILKDPAAVQKMVSTVKAAIKIPLTIKIRTGWDANSRNATEICNIAYNEGVSWVAIHGRTRAQSYTGLADWDFIADVKANTKIPILGNGDILTPRQANLRLQQSGCDGVMIGRGCLKNPFIFMDALSLWRGEPIKDVKRDYVSLFQGLQKEIVAHCDEHITGIQLRKFAAWFSTGYSGAAQFRKNLFQSKSNDEIMALANEFFASIGNVEQEDTSQEDFLMGGHG
- the typA gene encoding translational GTPase TypA encodes the protein MIQDPKKIRNIAIIAHVDHGKTTLVDHLIKQAGTFRDNEHVEERLMDSMDLERERGITIAAKNASFMYKDIKVNIVDTPGHSDFGGEVERILNMVDGCILLCDASEGPLPQTRFVLKKALEGGKKVIVCINKIDRSDARIQEVHNELFDLFIDLDATEEQCDFHTVYAIAREGMATLDPAVNTGSLEVLYDAIVNLVPPPTIEENAPLQVMVSNISYNDYVGRLAIGRMRAGTIKVGDEVLCVQANAQKKVKVSALFQYKVNSQVPAQEVGAGDMVVIAGMEDFTIGDTITSVVDPRPLPRIRVEEPTVGMVFSVNNGPFAGLDGKNVTSRKIIDRLDRELLYNVAIRVEKTDSTDAFKVVGRGELQLGVLIEQMRRENFELLVSKPTVVFKEENGKKMEPMEIAVIDIEDAYVGAVTEKLGKRKGVMTNMVQKGSGRTRLEFRIPSRGLIGYRSEFLTDTRGTGLLNTQFDGWDDYRGEIEHRLNGAMISDRKGTATSYAIWNLQERGVMMVEHGDEVYEGMIVGEHAKENDLEVNITREKKLSNVRASGSDEAIRLVPVKKFTLERAMEWIKESELIEVTPKHIRLRLRELDPHKRAKAAKE